One stretch of Hyphomicrobiales bacterium DNA includes these proteins:
- a CDS encoding DUF6356 family protein encodes MSFTAFSNFALKFGFRLMFAGLLALLHAFIPAWFETAASEQVEKLHAELNARHSAPFREG; translated from the coding sequence ATGTCTTTTACAGCCTTCTCAAACTTCGCGCTCAAATTTGGTTTTCGGTTGATGTTTGCAGGCCTCTTGGCTTTGCTGCATGCATTTATTCCTGCGTGGTTTGAAACAGCGGCCAGTGAGCAGGTTGAAAAATTACATGCAGAGCTAAACGCCCGACACTCTGCACCGTTTCGGGAGGGCTGA